DNA sequence from the Xenopus tropicalis strain Nigerian chromosome 4, UCB_Xtro_10.0, whole genome shotgun sequence genome:
tcggagtcggttcatttttttccgactccaggtacccaaaattgcctccgactccacagccctggttcaGAAAGGAAAATTTcagatcacaaccacaatattttcatacgagaGGAGTGGTTTGGAACgagggactggaatatgaatagtaggggGAATGAACAGAAAcctgaataataaaacagtaacaataaaactgtagcctcacagagggtcagcgacccccattttaaatctgcaaacacttggaagaaggaggcaaataattcaaaaactataacaaataaataaatggctattcCAGTTAATGAATGTATATGAGAAGGTTACATATGCCAACTCCTGTATTtggctttacatcccctttaaattctCGTGTGAAATAACAGTATGTTTTCCTTCATGTTTCCAGATGTGCACAGGGCCATCGAGCTGCTGGAGAAGCTACAGAGGAGCGGGGAGGTGCCGCCACACAAGCTGCACGCGCTACAGAGAGTCCTACAGAGTGACTTCTGCACCGCCGTCAGGGAGGTACGCACCATTCCCCCTAGGTCCCCCTAGAGTGCAAGCTCTCCAGCCCTGCTGTAGCAATGTGGGGCTATACACAAACATCACCCCTTgactctaagggtgaagacacacagagctactagtagcagctacttatcgtggctactaaaatagacaatgctgatcttttactgataattgtctctacattgggaggggattttctggtgtttagtagccatgaaaagctgctactagtagctccgtgtgtcttcaccctaattgttTTCCTGCATCCAGCGACACCCCActtaggctgcctgtgtgtgagcacagCTGGGAGCCCCCCTTCATGCTGGATATTTTGggcttaaaggacaataaaacccTCTGACCTGTGCCTTAAATGTGCTGTGTATTATAGTACTACTACGCATCTGTCTTTTAGCCTATTCAGCGAATCACAGTAAAGGGCTGCTGTACGCTCTATTTTTCTGCTGCATTGTGCGCAATACAAGGGGTGTCTGTAGGGGGAGTACTTCTGTGCTATCCCTCAGCACAGGCTATGAGCTCAGTTTACTGCTTGCCCCTTGATGGCTTTTTGTCATGTAGTTATGTGCAAACTGTGCAACCTGTGGGTGTGGCCTAGGTCAGGTGGGTTAAGTCTGGGCGACCATTGCGGGTTCGGGATGGGTGTGGGTTAGACTATGGAAGTGCACTGTTCCCCTGATCCTGAAGTAGAGCATAGAGACGCAGGTtacaggttgggtgcgggtcctacaatggcagcaTTTTGCACGTTAGGGTCCggtgcaggttgagttttccCTGATCACTGTGATGCTTCACTAAGGCTATAGGtgttttttaaagggacagttgaCCTTGAAACCCAGTGATCCCTTTAACCGTAGGATTTCTGGTGGCCAGAGTTCCAGGCCTGACTCATTAGGAAGCCTATGAAGTCACATTGCTGCCTGCGTTCACCTCTACATGTGAAACAGCCCCAACAGCAACTGTTGCATCTGACAGAGTCTTCATTTAACTTTTTCAGGTTTATGAACATGTTTATGAAACGGTGGATATCAGCAGCAGCCCAGAAGTGAGAGCTAATGCCACGGCGAAGGTGAGTAAGGCTTCGTTTCCTGTCTGTCTGTAGCGCCGTGCTttagccactagatggcagcatgaTACCACTGTTTCTTTGCATTACACATATATTGCTGTATTAATCTGGTCTTCATAGAGTTCTTATGTATTGCGTACGGACACACAGTTAGTCTGCATTCAACAGAAGATTTAGTTTAAACAACAGCATTCTAAGCGCGCAATCTTGTGTTTACTTAGACATTTTCTATACATTTAATTTTCAATAAAATTAACTTGTACACACAAACACGTGCGCCTATACATACCTACCGATACACTCgtgtatatataaaactatatatctATACTCCATGTTTTTCAGGCTACTGTGGCTGCCTTTGCTGCAAGTGAAGGCCATTCCCACCCCCGAGTGGTGGAGCTCCCCAAAACAGAAGAGGGCCTTGGATTCAACATAATGGGGGGAAAAGAGCAGAACTCCCCCATCTACATCTCTCGTATTATTCCTGGTGGGATTGCAGACCGTCATGGAGGACTCAAGCGTGGGGACCAGCTGCTTTCTGTTAATGGCGTGGTATGAACATACCTCCTATGCTCGTATATTTCAAGCACTTCTAGGAATAGGCTGTAGCTAATAGGACATATGCTGCAAGCAAGGGGGGTAAATAGGGAAAATAATCATACTTGTACCCATTACACGTTATGAGCTGCTCCTGCTATTGAAAGTTCCATTCATCTAGCCACACCCCCAGgcaggcccagactagcaatctgtgggttctggcaaatgccaaaggggctgctgtaagatgccatagacagtcactatttattggcctggtggggggggctgtttgggcctctgtacttgaaatgccagggcctattttgactcctagTCCAGACCTGCCCCCAGTTACATGATTCAGGGCCCAGTGATGTCATAATTCCGCATTTAACCCCTGTTAGCCCAGAGCTCTGCTTGCGTTGCTGAATTACATTTGTGTTTCTGCTTTCACAGAGCGTGGAGGGCGAGCACCACGAGAAAGCCGTGGAACTTCTGAAAGCCGCTCAAGGGAAGGTGAAGCTGGTGGTCCGATACACGCCGAGGGTCCTGGAAGAGATGGAGTCCCGGTTCGAGAAAATGCGATCGGCCAAGCGCCGGCAGCAGAACTAGGCAAATGTGTCGGTAGACACAAGACACAAACTCTGAATTCCACTATCCAATAAATTTGTATTGACGTGAGAGGTACCGAGGCGCTGCTCCTTCCAGGCCCACCCTGTGCAGgtctgcagccccccccccccccccacccaccaccACCACTACCAGAGCAACTGGTGCTTCTCGTTTTGCACACGGAGTCTCAATACCCAACCAGTCTTTCTAACGTAACGTTTACAGGGCAGTTTTTACTTACCCTCCTTTTTTTAAACCTCAAgagaattttaaaacatttttaatacagtgGCGTAATCCTAGGTTTGTAACGGCAATCTTTGTACTATTGCGATCCTCCATTGTCCTGTGCTTATCTGTATGGTGCAAGGGGCTCACGTCCCTCAGCGGGGGGTCTGTCTATAAGTGGGTGCAGGTTAGTAGCTGGGCAGATACTATAGCGCATCACATTTGTGATGTAAAGTGCAATGTTCTCATTAAGATTGTCTTGTTAATTGAATTGTCACAGACCTGCGTAATGTGAATCTGAGCAACCGAAACCCAAAATATATCCTGTAGAATCATTAGCCTGTCTGTCTTAAGCAAAAATGTGGGCAGCTTGAAAACACGCACACAGAAAGTTCTTTCTGCTTTGACTGCAGATACTGTTGGCGCCACTGGGTGGCAGTATAACGACAGCGAAATACACTACAATGTCTTAGCCCCAGGGATCTGCATTTGTATGGGAAATGTTTTGTTAGAAAATGCTGCagtccctttcctttcctctaGAGGGCAGTGTTTGTTTAGCTTTATTCTTTTTAACATTATAATTCACAATAGATTTAAGGCTAGAAAAGGCCCTATTGAGGGGGATTTGATTATTTAATAACCTGGTTGTGTGTATACGTTCATGAAGCTATCCCTAAAGCAGCTTTTAAATAGCAAATATATTGTGTTTATGGTGTGTTTATATGGCATTTATGTTACTTGTTTTGTCTATTTGCATCTGTTCAGAATGCGGGAGATGCTGTTTTGCTTCCCTGTCCCCAAAAGCATTTTTCATTGCTCGGTAGAGTGGCGACATAGCTTGGCCAGGGCAGTTTGCCTCTAGCCCTTGGGCTTATTGCCCTCACTCCAGTTACCATACACCATATAGACTGAGGAATGGGCAAGCTCAGAACAGTacacagtagtagtagtagttcacctttaaagtaactttacaattggtcttctttatttttttttaattcaattattTGCGTTCCTAGTCTGTTtcgttccagctttcaaatgggggtcactgaccccggcagccaaaacactattgctctgtgatctcataattttattgctatttatttttattacttatctttctattcaggtcccctcCTATTCTTAGTCCGGTCTCactactgtctggttgctggggtaaataagaccctagcaaccagatagcacttgaaataccaaactggagagctgctgaacaaaaagctaaataactaaaaaaaaaaaaaaaaactatgacataaacaaagaccagctgcaaatgGTCTTAGcatatcaatgtctacatgaaaccaaaagttaatttaaaggtgaacaagccctttaccAGCAGTTGTACTGAGCATTACTGAAAGGCAAGGAATATGGCAGTCTCCTATGGGTACGACAAGACAACTTCTCAGGATGGAGAGAGTAGGTTGCAACCGTAGGTACTAGACTTTTTAAGGgcttctattttatttattttttttttaaggactgGTAACAGCAAAAAAGGGGCTTGATATTTGgtgttacttaccctttaatgctGTGGCTTGTGACATATTCCCTTTCCCAGGCAGCCGGATGATATAGAAACTTCCCTTTATCTGGTCACGTGGCGGCTGCAATAAACACCGGGCAAAGTACTTTCTTTCTAAAGTGGGGTGAGTGGCGCTGAGCTCGGCCAGACGTCTGCCCGTGTGTTTGCCGCCAACTGATTAGAATCTTCTCGTAATCAATGAAACTCCATTCAGGCACTTGGCTAGATCCATTCGGGGTTTGATTGCATCAGCCCGTGTAAATGATGTAAACAGATTGAAGAGACagctgttagggtgaagacacacagagctacttagtagcagctacttgtcatggctactaaaccccagaaaatgccctgccatagacaatactgagacttgcctctgctaaaacacacactgagacaattatcagtaaatgatctgcattgtctattttagtagccacaacaagtagctgctgctagtagctctgtgtgtctttaccctaagggctctggcacacggggagattagtcgcccgtgacaaatctcctgtgtctctggcgactaatctccccttcctctcgaggcaacttaagcgatttcactgaaatcgcgccgccgcgtatgccatcccaccggcgatttacattttcgccggtgggatggtggcaatccggggagattagtcgcccgcgaacagggagttttgtcgcgggcgactaatctccccgtgtgccagagccctaaagccatggcaagtagctgctactagtaaagagattttacttttaaatatcatgaaatgctgagagttgtagtccaaAAGCAACTAGAGTGGTGCAGGTTGTAGATCTTACAAAATAAAGTTGTGTTATATTGAGGGCTGTGTTGTGGCCATAACTGTTCCTTTACCATAGTGTCGGGCAAATGAGCCAATCTTTACCCCATTTGACCACAATCGGAAGAATTTGATCTTTTGACCCGGGGTTAATAAACGATCATAATTGGGGTTTATGGAGACCCATCAGTATTTGCCCAAATTGTAACCAAATATCAATTGGACAGGTCCTCATAGGGCTGAGGTgagtctgtgtatgggcagatTCAGAAGGAACAGCCTGTGTATTGATATGAAAAAGTGTTTGCAGTGGGCAGTTCATGGCACAATATAACCATTATTGGCTACTAGATTGTGCCGGAGTAAAGTGGGGACCTGCACCCTCTctggctgttgctgaactacagctttcTGTATTCCCTGCTAACCAGGGGCCCTCGGGGGGGTTGGGGGAATTGCGTACAGTTTGCAGGTTCCGGGACACAAGAGCATTGTATTATGTTTTATCGACCAACCCTTCGTTTTATTGCTGTTGCAAAGTACACACACGGTTACATATTACTCTCAGAGGAAGGGAGGGGCCCGACACAAGGCATTATTTTTATGACTTTATGCAATTACCTCCGCAGTGCATGTTCGTAAGCTTCATTTGTTCATTTGCCCCCCCGTGCCCGATCGTCTGTGCCCGCAAATCATGGCATCTGTATCTGTGTGACTGGTAGTCGTATGTATTAGAATTCCTTTCCCTTACCCAGAATCCTCTGGAAGGGGTTAAAAGCTGGTGTTCGAGCCAACATGTTTTTATGACCAGTAGAAGCCTgtgttctttattatttatatgtagaTTGTTTGTAATCTGTTGTAGAACACTCTGTATGCGATAAAGACTtattggcataaaaataaaagattatgGGAAACGTTCTGATTATCAAGCAAAATAATGTTCCTTGTTGTTAGCCTGGTATggtatagaatagccaattctaagcaactttccaattggtcttcattagttatttcttatagttttttatgctatttgccttcttcttcaagcTCTTTGTAGCTTCCTAATGGGGGAACCCCGacagcccaaaaactattgctctgtaatgtCCCATGTTATTTTTATGGTtacttttttataacttttttcagtccctctcctattcatatatcagtatctcattcaaaccactccccggttgctaaggtaatttgcaccctagcaaccagatagctgttataagtccaaattggagagttgctgaacaattattattttaaaaaaaactacaaataataaaaaataaagaccagttgcaagttTTCTcaaaatattattctctacatcacagtaaaagttaacgtaaaggtgaacaacccctttagggctctggcacacgggggagattagtcgcccgcgaacagggagttaatcgcgggcgactaatctcccccgtgtgccagagcccttaagccaACATGAAAATCGGTCATTTTGGTCCATTTTCCCATTTCCAGCCCATGTGGGTTGTGGCACCCCTGAAGACAAACATCATTGCATCAGACTGGTGTCAACGGGTTTTTCTTGGCCAAAGGCAATGTACTTGCCGGTACTATTTGGTACTCGCCGGTACTATTCAAACTGATTGGCCTGTGATCCAAATGTACAGATACTGTACAAAGTAGCCGTACATGGTCGTACCCTTCTACCGTTCCATTTAGGCCAATGACGCAAATGTTCTCGACTGGATGAGCTGTGGTTCTTCTTCTGCTGAAGCCCAATTCAACACCAACTGCACCGATCAACAAACCAACTGATGTCCGTGGCACAAATATATCAGTGGGGATCACTCATCATATGAGTTTATCAGTATGTGTAAGGCCAGCTGAAGTTGGGCAGTAAGCCCCATCATCGGAATGTTATTTATTGTGCTTTATAGTGGTGACATGTTACTCATCCGTGTATCTTCTAGTCAGTAGACAATTCTCTTTGGCCTCCAGTCAACAGTTTGGGGCAAACAGCTTTGATCTTTGATTCTCTGCTCTGTTAATGTGATCTTAGGGGTCTCTGCACAACTGGGCCATCTATGAGCCGGGCCATATTGGGCTTATCCAAATAATTCATACTGAGGCTTATGGACACCTGTTGAATAAGGACCTCATCACCACACCAATGCAGTCCTTACCCGCTTTTCAAACCTGTCCGATAGATATCAGGCTGAGAGTGGGACAGGCCTTTCTGGGGGCCCCCTACATGGACCAGTTAGATGCCGTCTGAAGGGACAAAAAGTTAGTTGCTACTTCTGTCCTATGTTTGGCCAGCTTTCCGCCATAAGATTTCATACAGCCTAACGACCAATTTCAGGACGatccaataaaatgtttaaagtaTTGGTGGAAAATGACCGTAAAATGTTCTGCTTAATCTGATAATATCTCCTGGGAATTGGATCAGATGAGGCTGAAACTATGACTGAATTCAGTCATGGATGGGAATGACAGAGATTTGGTGTTTATTGCAGCTTGTGGATAAGGCTAAAGTCGCACTTGTGCGGGGCTGGCAATCACCTGTACCAATAGGGGCAGGCCGTTTCCATTAAAAGTCAGGGAGAGGAAGAATGGGCGGTTTTGGTCGTTCATTCTTCTGCTGGAGTGTGATTAAAGGTTCGACTGAAAGGGAAGAACGGGCTGATgcgctgaatatatatatatatatatgatgtgtgCATTGTTCCGTGTAAGGCAAGTCTAGCGTATACTCTATGCTGTATTTAATTGAAGGCCTCGGGCTCAAAATACAGAGTTTAACTGTACAGTGAAATTAAATCCCGCAGATGCAGGAGAATATAGATATAAATTATAGGCAATGGTTACGCAGGCTAATTACAGCCTACCTCAAATTCTAACTGTCATGATTTGGAAATATCAAATATTAATTCACAGTCCACAGTTTCTTCCTTCTACAATATTCAGACTTGGAAGCATCATTTGAGGAATTTTACTCTGAAATCAATTGGCTGCACCGAGGGTGAATTCCAGGCATATTGCGAATTTGTTCTGTTGCTTCCCAGTCGGACACGGCGGATCAGTCAGTGTATGGCCGGCTCGAGAGCTATAAGAATGCCCCACTGTGCAAAATACAACAGGACATGGCACTTTCGATGGCAAAAGACATTCCaagtgttaaggtgcccatacacgtgaagattcactcgcttggcaaagtatcttcacccgatatccccacctacgggtgggcggtatcggggaacatgtaggctaattcaatcatttggccctggggccaaacagtcgtattataatggcggcaatggggcagtcggttcggggaccgcatcaacgagcccctGTGCTCATGTGCTAAAGGGGTATATTTCACCGGATATTTCCAGAAACATGAGTGCTCAATGTCAATTTTGCTTGTAaatccaaatatatatacaggtatgggatcccttatccggaaacccgttatccagaaagctccgaattacagaaagcctgtctcccatagactccattttaatcaaataatttagaattttaaaacggatttcctttttctctgtaataataaaacagtaacctgtacttgatcccaactaagatataattaccttattgggggcagaaacagccctaattgggtttatttaatggtcttGAATTCCCTTTTTTGTAATCcacataaaacagtacctgtagctTGAtccccaactagatataattaccgcttattgggggcagaacagtgccctattgggtttatttaaatggtttaaatgatttcccttttctctgtaaaataaacagtacctgtacttgatcccaacttgtATTTCACCCACTCTCATTGGGGGCGAAGACAGTCCTATTGGGTGttatttttatggttaaatgattccctttttctctgtaataataaaacagtacctgtacttgagcccaactaagatataattaccccttattgggggcagaacagccctattgggtttaattaatgttttattgattttttagtagacttaaggtatggagatccaaataacgggaagaccccttatccggaatacccttggtcccgcgcattcttgataatgggtcctatacctgtatttagaaataagtatattttatataaaacggtgtaaaaataaagtgcatataaACCCTATTTAGAAACAGATatcatttcccctttaactgcCAGACAAGCTTTTAAAAGGGTTATTAGTAGGCACGGTAAGTGACCAGATAAGAGGAAATTGGGATAACATTGCACTTTAATAGCCAATGATAAATCTAGGTCTTCCCTAACACAAAA
Encoded proteins:
- the lin7c gene encoding protein lin-7 homolog C, whose amino-acid sequence is MAAVGEPIRLERDVHRAIELLEKLQRSGEVPPHKLHALQRVLQSDFCTAVREVYEHVYETVDISSSPEVRANATAKATVAAFAASEGHSHPRVVELPKTEEGLGFNIMGGKEQNSPIYISRIIPGGIADRHGGLKRGDQLLSVNGVSVEGEHHEKAVELLKAAQGKVKLVVRYTPRVLEEMESRFEKMRSAKRRQQN